A genomic segment from Triticum dicoccoides isolate Atlit2015 ecotype Zavitan chromosome 1A, WEW_v2.0, whole genome shotgun sequence encodes:
- the LOC119291216 gene encoding O-acyltransferase WSD1-like — protein sequence MEDPPATADPAAGSPSSSTTTTSSSSLRRRAALSVNTSAPGGRGMERERKEAERDVERAGAEPVSPAGRLFREAHFNCYIVALLGLGAPVDVAAARAGLEATLVRHPRFCSVQVSDDVKKNAKPRWVRTTVNLDDHVIFPDLDPAATSADPDRALEDYVSSLSTRPMDHSRPLWEFHVIDFPTSEAAGAVAIRMHHSLGDGVSLISLLTACTRSAADPARLPALPSPPPPRRSAPPLSAGALALAAWTWSLVALAWNTLVDVALFMATSWFLRDAPTPFLGSPGVEFRRKRFLNCTLDLDDVKLVKNAMKCTVNDVLVGVTSAALSRYYFRKIGETSSDKRKTRKNIRMRSALLVNIRKTPGLHTLTQMMDPSKDNAVKWGNQIGYIVLPFHIAMHDDPLEYIRQGKKTADRKKRSLEAVFTYWSGNLVVKLLGIKAAAALCYGMFTNTTMSFSSLAGPTEKVEFYGHPIVYIATSVYGHPHALTVHFQSYMNIMKLVLAVDDEQFPDSHQLLDDFAESLRLVRQAASERS from the exons ATGGAAGACCCTCCCGCGACGGCCGATCCAGCAGCCGGCTCCCCCtcgtcctccaccaccaccacctcctcctcctcgctgcgGAGGCGCGCCGCGCTCTCCGTCAACACGTCCGCGCCCGGCGGCAGGGGCATGGAGCGGgagcgcaaggaggcggagagggaCGTGGAGCGGGCGGGGGCGGAGCCTGTGAGCCCGGCGGGGCGGCTGTTCCGGGAGGCGCACTTCAACTGCTACATCGTGGCCCTGCTGGGCCTCGGCGCGCCGGTGGACGTGGCGGCGGCCCGCGCCGGGTTGGAGGCCACGCTCGTCCGCCACCCCCGCTTCTGCAGCGTCCAG GTGTCGGACGACGTGAAGAAGAACGCGAAGCCACGGTGGGTGCGGACCACGGTGAACCTGGACGACCACGTCATCTTCCCGGACCTGGACCCGGCCGCCACGTCGGCCGACCCGGACCGTGCCCTCGAGGACTACGTGTCCTCCCTGTCCACGCGGCCAATGGACCACTCCCGCCCGCTCTGGGAGTTCCACGTCATCGACTTCCCGACCTCCGAGGCGGCCGGCGCCGTCGCCATCCGCATGCACCACTCGCTCGGCGACGGCGTCTCGCTCATCTCACTCCTCACCGCCTGCACCCGCAGCGCCGCCGACCCGGCCAGGCTGCCCGCGctgccgtcgcccccgccgccgcgccgctccgCCCCGCCGCTCTCGGCCGGCGCCCTCGCGCTCGCCGCGTGGACCTGGTCGCTCGTCGCGCTCGCGTGGAACACGCTGGTGGACGTGGCGCTCTTCATGGCCACGTCGTGGTTCCTGCGCGACGCGCCCACGCCGTTCCTCGGGTCCCCCGGCGTCGAGTTCCGCCGCAAGCGCTTCCTCAACTGCACCCTCGACCTCGACGACGTCAAGCTCGTCAAGAACGCCATGAAGTGT ACTGTGAACGATGTGCTTGTCGGAGTGACCTCTGCGGCGCTGTCGCGCTATTATTTCCGCAAGATCG GcgagaccagcagcgacaagagaaAGACGCGGAAGAACATCCGCATGCGATCGGCGTTGCTCGTCAACATCCGGAAAACACCCGGCCTGCAT ACATTGACGCAGATGATGGATCCTAGTAAGGACAATGCTGTCAAATGGGGGAACCAGATCGGTTACATTGTGCTCCCGTTCCATATAGCGATGCACGACGATCCTCTCGAGTACATCCGGCAGGGGAAGAAGACAGCGGACAGGAAGAAGAGATCTTTGGAAGCGGTCTTCACATATTGGAGTGGAAATCTAGTGGTGAAACTCCTCGGCATTAAG GCAGCCGCGGCTCTCTGCTATGGCATGTTCACTAACACCACCATGTCATTCTCAAGCCTGGCCGGACCTACCGAGAAGGTGGAGTTCTATGGTCATCCGATCGTCTACATTGCCACAAGTGTCTACGGGCATCCACAT GCTTTAACCGTGCATTTTCAAAGTTACATGAACATCATGAAGCTTGTCCTTGCGGTGGACGATGAACAATTCCCGGACTCTCATCAACTATTGGATGACTTTGCTGAGTCCCTCAGGCTTGTTCGTCAGGCAGCTTCAGAAAGATCGTAG